Part of the Sporomusa termitida genome, AATTTGCGATTGTCCGCAGTTCGTATGGCCTGCAATCACAAAATTTGATGTTTGTCCAAAACGTGGCCGGAGCAAAAGCCGCAGGACTTAGGGTGGGCGCTTACCATTACTCTTACGCGCTGACTGTATCTGATGCAATTCAGGAAGCTATTCATTGCCAGGAAACGATTGCCGATGCTGGGGTACTGCTAGAAATGCCGGTATTCTTCGACATGGAAGACGCGGACGGATACAAAGCGCGTAAGGGGTTTGTCTTTGACCGGGCCGTGATAACAGAGATGTGCCGGGCGTTCATTTGCAATATCGGCCTTGATTGCGGGGTTTACGCCTCCTATTGGTGGCTTGAGAATTACATTGACTGGCGTAGTATCGGTTGCGCGGTGTGGAATGCTCAGTGGGGTAAAAATGACGATATTAAGGGGTATATGTGGCAGTACACGGACCGCTTGGAGATCGGCGGCAAGTATTTTGACGGTAATATCAAATATGAGTAGTAAGAAAAAGCGCCGTCCAGCAATGGGCGGCGTTTTAATGGGAGAGGAGACAATACATGTTTATTTTAACCAGGATAAAGGAGATGATTCTCAATGCTAAAAAGACTATTATTATCGGTGCTGTTGGCCTGTTTGCTGGTTTTGGTATCGGCTGGTACCTGTTCGGCTCAGTACATCATGACCGATCAGGAGCTGACCAGGTTAGAACAGATATTTCAGCAGCTGGACGAGAACAACAGGCAGCTGTTGACCGAGTTGGACGAGTCGAAAACGGACTTGCAGACAGCGCGGCTGAAGCTGGCAGGGTATCAGAGGGACTTGGCGGCGTTGCAGAATCAGTTGCTGGTGCTGAAAGCCGAATCGACAGCAGCCAGGGAAAGCTTGCTGTCAGCGCAGGACTTATTGCAGAAGGCCAACGAATCCTTGCAGACATACGAGCACGAGGTCCGGTCGGAGATTAGGGGGCTGAAGCTGCAGCGTGGAGTGTTGGTGCTGGGGTTAGGGTATCTGGCGTTTAGGTAGGATGGGGGCATGGACTTCGGTCCGGGGCTTTTTTTTATAGAAAATGGGTATTTTGACTATATAACTAAAAATAGATTAAAATAACCTAAAATAGCTAAAACAGAATAAAACTGGATTAAAGTGGATAAAACTAGCTAAAAACAGAAGAATACCATCCTTGTCAAATATTCAGCTAATAGTTTATTATAATAATAACAGAACCCACCACGCCTCTCCTTGTGCTTTACAAGTGATGCGGACCAGGGTGGGGCTTTTATTTATCAGGGGTGATGGCTTTTATGAACCCGCTAAAGCCTCCTTGTACATTTAAAGAACAAATCGAAATACTAAAAAGCAGAAATCTTATTATTATTGATGAAAACTATGCTGAAATGATTTTATCTCGTGTAAACTATTATAGGCTGAGTGCTTATGGTTTGGGATTACATGAGAATAATCAGTATAAGGAAAACATAACTTTTGAAATTATTTACCGTTTATATGAATTTGATGTGAGATTTAGGTATCTGTTCCTTGAAGTAATAGAAATCATTGAGGTAATGTTTAGAACTAAAATAGCATATCAAATGGCAAATAAATATGGTAGTGAATGTTACTTGAATGATAGTTTATTTCAGGTGAAAAAGTATCATGACAAATTTATTGAAGAATTCGCTCTAGAGAAATATCATCAAAGAAATGCCGCGTTCGTTAAACATCATGAAGATAAATATGGTGGGAAAATGCCCATTTGGGTAGCGGTTGAATTATTTTCTTTTGGAATGCTATCTCGTTTTTATGGGAACATGAAAGTCGATGATCAATGGAAAGTAGCTGAGCACTTTAAGACTTCACCAGTGTTTATTCGAAGTTGGTTAAAGTGTTTAGTTGAAGTTAGAAATATATGTGCGCACTATGGACGAATTTATAATAGGATTCTCAGTAGTGAACCAAGGCTATATAATGAACATAAATATATTAAAAAAGATCGTGCATTTGCAGTGATAATTGTAATAAAACGGTTGCTTAATGATGACTCTTTTAGGAAATCATTTGTTTTAAACCTTAATACTTTAATCGAAGAGTTCGAAGATACAATAGACCTTTCTTATATTGGATTTCCGACTGAATGGGGAAAAATGTTGGGTGAATATATTGAATCAAAATAAAAATCCGCATCCTTAGTACGGCTTTCCGCTTACTAATTCTACGAAAAAAGTGTCACTTTACTTTCAAAGCCCATCTCTCAGCCAAGGCCGGGATGCGGCTTTTTCTATTTATTCCCACTTTACAACCCAGAACATTTGTTCTAAAATTACTACAAACAAATGTTCTAGGAGTGTGAAGCACATGGAAATTAACAAACATAAAATATTCGTCAAAATAACCGCCGAACACGACGAAAACGGAATTGTCAGGCCTACAATCTTACATTGGAAAGATGGTCGGAATTTTATCATCGATAAAGTCTACGACGTGCGCCGGGCTGCAGCTCTCAAGGCTGGCGGGACAGGGTGGAGGTATAATTGTCTGATTTCCGGCAAGCAAGTGTATTTGTTTGACGAAGATGGGCGTTGGTTTGTGGAAGGAAAATAGAAATGCCCCTGGCACACGCCGGGGGCTTTTTAATCGTTCATATATGAGGCGGCTAGTCCGCCTCTTTTGTGTTGTCATCAGTTTCTGCCAAGATTTCAATAGCTTTTCGTTTTTTGGGGGGAAGTTTTTTTAGTTTTCTAATTAATTCAATGTCTTCTGGAGATATATCCGCAGGGAGTAATTCTCTAGAAGAAGTAGCGGCAGCGACTATCGGGGATAGATTTGAATGAACTACTAATTCATTCTCATTTAGAATTTCGATGTCTGATATTAGGGACTTAATTATTTCGATCTGATGCGGTGAAACCTTACCATTGGTTAGTGCGAGTGTTTCAAAGATTTTTTGATAGAATTCGGTTGTTGAAAACTCCTCTGTCTCTTGGAGATGAGGAAGAGCTATTTCAGCTAAGGTTTTAATCAATGCTATGTATTGTTCATGAGTAAGTGTTTCGATTTTTCGCTCCAATGGTAGATGCCCTGCAGCTTGCATTAACTCTTTATATGTGATATTTAGTGATGGAGCTAATTTCTGAAGAATGGTAGGAGTGGGTATTCTTTTGCCGTTCTCGATTTGAGATATGTATGCATTAGAGACACCAGATTGTTTTTCAAGTTGCCTAGTAGTGAGTTTTTGCTCATTACGTAAATCCTTAATGTATTTTCCAAATTCTTCTGCTTTCAATTAAAATCACCTAATTTATTTTTTATTAAACTTGTCCAATGAATGATTGCAAAAGTGAACATTTTATGATAATCTGATTATGAAAGTTATCAAATTGCGGGAGGTGATAAAATGATGCCTAAGATAAGACTTAAAAATCCTCAATCATTTAAAGTGAAAATCCTAAAGCACGGGTACACACAAAGGGCACTTGCAATAAAAGCAGGCACTTCTATTGCTTCTTTAAATGCTCTCATCAACGGAAAGCGTGGGATTGGTGCAGGTATTGCTAAAAAAATATCGATTGCTCTGGAATGTGATTTTGATGACATTTTCCTTGTTTGTGGTGATTGTGAAAGTAATCAAGTTGTTGAACGAGGATAGGTGAAATATGAATAGCCCAGTACCATTAGACCAGTTAGTTTTAGAAATCCGGTTTTACAGCCAACAGACGGCCTTAAATATGATTGAGGTTGGCAAGCGGTTGTTGCGAGCTAAAGAGCAAGTTCCTCATGGTGAATGGGGAAGGTGGTTATCTGAAAAAGTCGACTATACCGAACGTAGTGCTCAACGTTTTATGAAAGTTGCTGAAACTTTTGCAAATACGACACACATGTCGGATTTGAGGCCAGCCCAAGTTTATGCACTGCTAGATGCTCCCGAGCCAATTCGCCAAGAAATTTTGGGAAACCATAACCCCAAAGAACTTACGGGCAAGCAAATTAAAGAATTAAGTCGGCGGTTACTACAATCCGAGACTGAAATAGAAATTGAACGTAAAGCCCGTGAATATGCGGAAGAAGAGAATAGCAGGCTCAAACAAGAGAACCAACGACTTGCCAGTAGACCGGCGCAGGTGATTGAGAAGGAAGTTGTGCCGCCTGATTATGCAACATTGAAATCGAATAACAGGCAGTACGAAGAAACTGTAAAAAGAATTATTGCCGAAAAGGAAAAATTATCTAAGGACCTTGAAGTGGAAAGAGATGCAGCAAGATTATCCCAAAAAGCGAGCCAGGATAACTATGACCAGCGTAAAGAGTTTGAGGCGAGGGCAGATATGATATCTGGGAGGATAGCTCTTTTCATTCGCGATATGGCGGCATTTGGGTACATGGGAGCGGACTATTTTAGGTGTTCTGATTATAGTCGAAAAAAATATGAAAAGGCTATTGAGCGCCTTGAAAAGTTAACGCGTGACCTGCGGGAGCAAATGCATGTCCTATCTATAGAAGGGGACACCAAAATAATTAATGCGGAGGTAATTGAAAATGACTAACGGGAAATATTTAATGATTGCCGAGAATCTTCTTTCTGAGGTAAAGGAAATGAAGGTAGACCAGGAGGTTTTTAAAGCAGAAGTAAACGATAAACTAGATGATTTTAAGGCGACCCTTGATTCGCAAGTATATTTAAATTCTTCTCAAGAAGCGGCCCTCAACAAAGCAGTCAAGAGAAGGATCAGGGAGTTACTTCCCGATGAAGCAGATTATAAAATCCAAAGCAAGAAAATGTTTCAAGCGTTATGGGGCAACCTTAAGGAAGTTTATCAAGTGGCAAAGTACCGTGAAATTCCTCGAATACATTATGAGTCCGCTATGCAGTATGTAGAAAAATGGCAACCAATCAGGTTGGCCAAGCCGGCATAAAATGATTAACAACAACTTTTCAGCCATACTAGGCAAGCGACTGTTGAAAATCACCAAGATAGCGAACGATACAGGAGTTTCGCGTACAACATTGACAAATCTCTATTACAAAAAAAGTACGGGTATCTCATTTGATGTTCTCGAAAAATTATGTGCGTATTTAAACTGCGATGTGGGAGACCTATTTGAACATGAAGCCGATGATAAAACAAAAGACTAAACCGCTCCGTCCTGGCAGATAGCGCGATTTAGTCCACCACCATCCCGAAGGGACAGTCTTATACATAGTATATCATAATTTATTCGTTTTATTCGCATATAGTGAATAAAATTAGAATAATTTTTTCAAGACTGTCCTCCAAGGGTGGGGTGATTAGTATAACTTAGGGTTATCAGTTCGGCCTAATAAATAATCAATAGATACGTCGAAGTAATCTGCAATAGCAGTAAGAAGTGAAACATTGGGCGTAGACATCGAATCATGGAGGGATGAGAGCAAACAAATAGACTTGGAATAATACTTGCCGCCAGATAATCTCTGGCGGCTATTAAATAATTAAGGAGTGATTTAATATGGCAACATGGACTAAAAACTTTAATTTCCGGGGCGAATGGAATGGCACAGCCACTTATACCGTGAACGATATCGTGTTGTATGAGAATGCCTTGTACATTTGTCGGTCGCAGAATGTTAATATGGTGCCGACTACCGAGCCGACGTGGCAGTTGTTTCTTGAAGGTGGCAGTAGCAACAATGCTATTGTGAATGAGGAAACGGGGGACATAGCTATCGGGAAAGACACCGAGATTCCTACCGGCAAAAATACGATTGCAATTGGTACAGGTGCTTTCGCGAAAGCTGATACAAGCGGTGTAGAAAATATAAGTATTGGTATGGGAACAATGGGTCGTTATTACCTTGTTGACGGAGAGCAAATAACAACTTGTAATAACTCTGGAACGGGTAGCTACTATATACTTGGGAAGGCAAGAGCCCCTTTTATTAGAATATTTAAACGGTATTGGGATACTCTAGATAATTTTTATTATAAATTACTCCCCGAACAAGTTTTGAATATAACGCTTAACTTTGAGGAGGGTGGTGGTATAGGAAATATAGCACTTAGCTCTGATGATAATTATTTGGCTATTAGCTATAACAGTGCGCCATATTTTTCCTTATATAAACGAGAAGGAGATATTTTTTCTCTTTTAACAAGTCCCGTCAATATGCCAGATGCAATGCCATATAAGTTATTGTTTTCGCCTAATGCTAACTATTTAGTTGCAGTAACCTATCCGGGTATATTTATGATTTACAAACGAGAAGGAGATACTTTTACTAAAATTAATAACCCCCCTAATCCGCCTACGGGCATCAAGACTATAGCATTTTCCTCTAATGGAGTATACTTTGCTCTTGGGGGAAGTAACGCCCCATATCTTTTTTTGTATAAGCGTGATGGAGATACTTTTACCTTTCTTAATACAATAACTGAAGTGCCAATTGGCGTTGTCAATCACATTTCGTTCTCTCCCGATGACGATGAGAAATATTTAGCTGTTTCACTAGAAAATTCTCCATATATTATAGTATATGAGAGATATGTAGATAGTTTTTCTAAATTATCAGATCCAGTTGATTTACCTACTTCAGCCTGTGATAATTTGAGTTTTTATAAGGGTGTAGGAGAATCATTAAAGATAGCTATGTGCTTCGGTTGGGAAAAGCGGCTTGTTGTATATCAGATCAGCGATAACACGCTAAACAGAATAATTGATCAAACAGATGACACTTATCTTGCGGTTGCACCGGCTGCTATTTTTCCGATAATCATTGGCGGTCATCCGGTTTTAATACTTGGTAACGGTAATAATGATGAAATAAGCATGTGGGCTCTTAGCGAAACCGCTGCTAAGCGTATGTCTGGTAAATTTATAATAGATACAGATAATATGACTGGACATGGCAATGTTGTGGTTGGCTCAAAAGCAGGAACTCAATTAACATCCGCAAATAGAAATATTGTGCTTGGTTACCAATCGGGAAATGGCATATCTACTGGTTCTGATAATATTCTTTTAGGACAATGGGCATTGTCACACGGTGACGGCTATTCCAATATTGGTATAGGTTATTATGCGCTTAACGGGTTTGTAGCAGACACAATCGGTGGCAGCAATATTGGTATTGGTTACTACTCCATGGGGGGAGGCATACAAGGATCAAATAATATTGGTATAGGTTATGCTGCTTTGTGTGGGTGGAATGGGAATAATACAGGATATGATAACATCGCTATGGGATACTACGCACTAGGCTATGGCACATCGGGGAGTCAAAATATTGGCATAGGCTATTATGCTTTGTGTGGGTGGAATGGGAATAATACGGGATATAGTAACATCGCCATGGGATACTACGCACTAGGCTATGGCACATCGGGGAGTCAAAATATTGGCATAGGTTATTATGCTTTGTGTGGCTACAATTATGACAATATGGGTGATAGCAATATTGCATTAGGGTATTTTTCTATGAGTAGCGGTGTTGATAATTCAAGCTATAATATTGGTATAGGTGATAACGCAATTGCCAATGGATTAAGTAATGCAAATGGTAATATAGCTATTGGACAAGCCGCTTTGCAAGGTAAAAGGGTTAATGGAAACGAAACTCCTATTTCTGGTTCTAATAATATAGCAATTGGGAGAAACTCTTTGCGAGAGCTGGCTACTTATTCCAACTGCACCGGTCTAGGCGCCAACTCCGCAGTAACCAGTGACAACCAAGTCCAACTAGGCGACTCCGCCACAACCGTATATGCCTATGGCGCCCTGCAAGATCGGTCAGATGAGCGCGATAAGGCCGATATTCGGGATACCGAGCTTGGCCTAGATTTCATCTTGAAACTCCGTCCGGTTGACTTCAAATGGGACTATCGGGAAGATTACCCGGAAGGCGAAGAAAAAGACGGCAGTAAAAAGCGCAGTCGGTATCATCATGGTCTAGTCGCGCAGGACGTGCAACAGGTCATAGCCGACACCGGCAAGGACTTTGGTGGCTTCCAGGACCATAGCGTAAACGGCGGCAAGGATGTATTGAGCATTGGCTATACGGAGCTTATTGCGCCGCTGATTAAGGCTGTGCAGGAGCAGAATGAGCTTATTTTAAGGCAGCAGCAGGAGATTATTGAGTTGCAGAATCTGGTTGCTTCTTTGGTCAAGTAGTAATGCAAAATCCCCGGCAAAAATTCGATGCCGGGGATTGGCTTATTTGTTTGGCCAACCGTAATATTCCCCAAGAGAGGTTTGTTTACTATAATTAATTACTCCACGAAAGAACAGAAAAATCTGAGCCGGGACCAGAACCGGGGCTTAAATTTAATGCAGGCGCTATTAAATCACTATGCAGTATTTTAACTCCTGATATAAATATGGTGTTATTAGAATATAATCCAGCGACGGTAACACCGGCATTGTTGGCATTTATATAATTACCCGCAATCATAAGAGTCGTTGGAGCTGTACCGCCAGATAGGCTTATGTTATTTGTTGCTGATACCATCCCAACTCCTTTTCCACTTATAACAGAATTTGAATTATTAAGTGTAAAATCTCTTGTGTATATTTTTGTAACCGCATCAGATAAATCTTTATTAATGGATCCCCCGTTTAATGTCACGTTAGTAGTTGCCACTACGGTGAGTTCTTTACCATTAACGTATGTATCACTATTTACGGTTAGACTTCCAGAAGTATACAGATTAACAGTGCCATTATTTCCGGTTTCAATATACCCCCCAGTAATAGGTATTCCTGCAACTGCATAGATGGTTACAGAATTGCCTTTAATGTAAGAGGCGGCTGAATTGAGTTCCATGCGGCTAGAAGTGTATAGGTTTATAGTTCCATTTGGAGAATTAATAGAGCCTCCTGTGAAGGAAAATCCATTTTTAGCGTATATAGTTACATTCCCACCTGTAATTCTAGAACCTGCTTCCATAGTAAATGTTCCATTAACGTATATTGTTACAGAATTTCCCGGTGGTATTGTATAATTCTTATTCACGACGTAACTTCCATCACAATAATAGGTAGACTGTGACAATGTATTTCCACTAATGGTTTTTAGATTAGTTCCTCCTGGTATGGGCAAAGTCGGAAAATTTGCCATCGGATTACTGGGCATTAATGATGCTGGGTCAGGAATATCTATGGTGCCTTGATTACTAAGTTTTTTAGGAGCACCTGCGGTTATTTGCGAAATGTTAGTACTATTAACAGTATTATTTCCTGCTGTAACAGTAGGGGCATAAGCATATCCCGATATTGTGCCGGTTGACGACCAATTCAAATTAATAATTGTGTTTGAAGCGATATCGCCGATTATTTGGGTTGAAGTGCTGTTAATATCTAACGTCCCATTTGAAAAAGCACTATAATTATATATACCACTTCCTCCTTGCGATCCCGTCTTTACATTCACTGTCACAGTCTTTTGTGAGTCGCCTACATACCCTTCTGAGGTAATTGTATAAGTATTTCCTGGCTCTGGGGCAGAAAAGGGGTCAATTGGTGGGTTTATCTTGACTATATAGTATTTATCCTCCGAGCCATCAAAACTATTATGGCTATCATTGTTAATCCAACCCCAATCCGTCCTCCCATTAGCAATCGCCACAATGGCCCGCTTGGCTCCAGCCTCAGCCACGAACTGAGCTTCAACCAGATTTTTATTTACCGATGTCAATTTAAGCTGAGTTGTAACCATGGGAGTAAGACCGGCTACAATAATGCCGGCAAACGCCATGATGAAAAGAGCTAACATAGTTGACAAACCGCTTTGATTTCTTAAATGTCTCATCTGGTCACCTCACATATTGGGAAGCGATATGGTGAATTCATTAAACGTAATTATTGGACTGTTACTAAATGCCCTGTCAATTACTTCTATAGAAACGGTTAATGTTTTATTAGCAACTGATTCAAATGTTATATTTTTTATTACAGCAGAAGTCAAATTTTTAGTTGTTGTATTGCCGTCGGTGTCTATTCTCTCTACCATGAGAGCATTAGCATTATCGCCAGTACCAATAAAGATTCGGCAATTTCTGTTATCTACAGTAAATTCAATTTCCGTTGAACTTACTCGCGTAACATTTGTAGCATATCTGATTTCATTTGACAGAGCGTTAAAAATTTCGCGTTCGCTGGAGATGTTCCGCTGTTGTGCCATGTTGATTTGAAAGGTTTTAATAGTGGTTGTTAAGGTCCCAAAGATAGGCGCTAAGATTATTAGCATGATGGCCATGCCAACCAGGAGCTCAACTAGAGTAAATCCACGATCATTCAGTTTTAACATAGTAGTATCCTATCAATCTAACATTATTAGGCTCATTGCCAGTTTCTAAATAAGGCCATGAAACCGTAATTTGATAGGTGCTAAGGTTATATTGGCCGGCTGGATTTGTATAGTACCCATCTAACGTGGAAAGAGTAATAGGTTCAGTTGTAACCCTATATTGCATCCCTGATTGAGTAACAACTTCTTGAGCGGGAGGATTGATTGCTGCTGAACCGTCAAGCAAATTCAATTGGTCAAGTCTTTGTTGAGCAATATAAGTGGCTGCTGTGTGACCAGACGCGGCTACCGTAGATTTAGATATGTACATACAAGTTCCAAGTATGGCCGTTAATGCAACAACCGTTATGAGGACTCCAAGCATGGAATCAACCAATATCCAGCCGGCTTGCGACTTCATTTTAGTAGTGAGTTTTATACGGGCACGTTTAACAAGTTCTAAAACTAATAATAGATCCCAAAGTAATGAAACCACAAACAAGACAGTAATAGTAGTAATCGCTAATGCTTCAGCGAAATCTTGAACACCGTAGCTATATGCAGGAATAAGAATTAGTGCTAAAAGTACAGCTGCGACAAAAATAAAGTAAATTGCTTTGAGTAAGATTATTGAGGTTTTCTCATTTTGGTATGCTTGTTCAAGATCATCCAAATACTTCATGTAAATACCTCCCTAATATTACATATATTTCTTAATAAGTTCGATATAAGGGAAAATATACCTTTTAAAAAATAATTTTATTAGAATTGTATTTATATTTTGAGATACACTCCGAGGCATCTTGGCAAAGAGAGCTATTGAATAAAATACAGATAACTATAAAGTGTTAATGAGATAACACTGATTGATGTGTTGGGTACTGCCCCTGATATTGTCGGCGAGACGGTCGAGAACCTGTGCGAACAGGAGCGCCTGAACCGCGAGATTCATCGGCTGACCGTCCGGGAAAAATGGGTGCTCGAGATGCGCTTCGGCATTCCTAACGGCAGCCGCAAAACCCAGCGGGATATTGCTAAAATACTGGGTATATCCCGCAGCTATGTCAGCAGGATTGAGAAGCATGCCATTAACAAGCTGGGGAAGACACTGGCAGTGGATGAACAACCGCCTAAGTAATTGCATTGCCGGTTCATTCCAACAAAAACAACGACTAAAAGCCCTTTCACGTTTAATCGGGATAGGGCTTTTCTTCATTGGAGTTAATAAGGTTCCATTTTCAGGGGATAATGTCTCCTTATTCCGGTTCTGCAAAAGGAGTATTTTATGGTAATAAAAAAAGCCTGTTTGGGATTTGAATTGAGATTTTTCATGTTTGATTATTTCGGGTTGTTGTAGATACCATTGTTTCACGGTTTAATACAGCAGTTCAGGCAAATAATCCGGCCGGAGAAACTGTGAATTGTCATCACATGTCCAAGACCTCGGTAGGTGAGGTATTCCGGCTTGCAGAGGAAAACGCAATCAGCTACAACGATGTGGTGGACAAGCGACCGGAGGAAGTGTACCGGTTGCTGTTTCCGGAAAAGTGCGAAGCTGTCCCGATATTTGCAACACCGAATTATGAATATGCCCACAATGAACTGTCCCGAACAGGCGTAACGCTGAAGCTTCTCTGAAAAGAATACCGGGACAAATGCCAAACCGAAGGAACACTTCCAGTCGGCTACACCAAATTTACCCTTGGCTATGGCGAGTTTGTGAATGCCCGCCAACTGACCAGCCATCTTCTGCACAAACCTGGCGTAGTTACCGAAGTCGATTGGAGCGGCTCAAAAATGGCTGTTGTAGACCGCAACACCGGTGAAATCATCCCCGTATACCTGTTTGTGGCTACCTTGCCTTACAGCCAATATTCCTACATTGAGCCGTGCTTCAATATGAAGCGGGATACCTGGCTTCGCTGACACGTCCATATGTTTGCGTTCTGGGGCGGCGACGATCCGGATAGTTTGTAACAATCTGAAGACCGGCGTTGCCGTACCAGATCGCCCAGTGGTACTACGTCCGTAAAGCGAATCTTGACAGCCATGTTGTTCAAGAACAATCGCTATTCCTGCCCGTACCAGTATGTTGGAAAAGAAATTGATGTAAAAGTAACCGACACATTGGTGGAACTATACTACCGGCAGGAGAGAATCGCTACGCATCGGCGATTTGTAGACTATGTAACCAACCAATGGTCTACCCACCCGGAAGATATGCCGGATCAGTTTCAGCACTCACCATGGGATGATACCGGAATTCGCAACTGGGCGACATCCATTGGCAATTCCACCGCCAATGTGATCGAGCAGATATTTGTCAGTGAAGATTAAGGAGCAGGGCTACAATGCATGCCTGTCTGTACTCAGGCTGAGCAAAACGCATACAAATACACGGCTGGAAACGGCTTGTGAGCTGGCACTGCCCCAGTTTCGCTCGCCCCGTTACCGTCATTTGAAAGCCATTCTGGATGTGGCTCAGTACCACACGACTTTGCTTTACTCCTTGCAATCCGACCAAACCCGAGTTGAGGCATTTTCGACTTTTTGCGAGGAAAATCTTTGAAAAATTCCATAAAATAGCAGGATTTTTATCGAGGGTAGCGAAAAATATCTGAAATATTTAAATATACTAAATCAAATACATATGCTGTTTTTGTTAGTTTATATTCTTTTTTATTTAATTTATTTGCTCACCAGGAAGATGCTTGGTAATTCTGGTACTGTTGTTAACAAACAAAAACAAACATGCCCTTTATACTTTGTATTTGACATAATGTAATTATGACATATTCAACTAAAGTCAGGGTGGAGAGATGGAAGATATTCAAACAAGGGTACAGATCTTACTAAAAGCAGCAAGTCTCACGTGAAGCCGGAAAACGACGGAAGACAACAAGTTTTGTCGAATATGGCGCAGCGGCGGGAGCAGCGGCCCCCATCTTCCTTCTGTCGCCGCGAAAACGTCCCGGGCAAGGAAAAGGGGCAGGTGAAAGGAGGTGAGAAAAACAAGTTTTTTCAGATTATTGCGTTTATTAACGCGGAAAGGATGAAATTATGCTACTTATGCTACGAAACAGATCATTACTGTGTAAAATGTGTTGCTTGACTCCCGCTTTAGTTCTGGTATTCAGTGCGGCTTCGCCGACTTTTGCCGCCAGCCCTAATACCAGTCAAGTTGCCGGCCAAGTAGCCGACAGTGTAAAACAAAGCCAACCTCCTATTCAGCCCAAAAGCGACATCAGCATCGAGGTAAACGAACCACAACGGGAGAAACCTGCGCCGCCGGCAGGCCCTACAATTAAAGTCAGCGGCTTTCGTATTACCGGCCAGAGCATCTATAGCGAAGATGCATTGCAGGAGTTGCTTAAAGACGCGGTTGGCAAAGAACTTACTCTCGGCGAACTGCAAGATATTGCCGGGCGTACTGTTGCCCACTATTTCCGCAACCAGGGCTTTGTGGTGGCCACCGCCTATATTCCGGTTCAGGAAATAAGGGACGGCATAG contains:
- a CDS encoding sigma factor-like helix-turn-helix DNA-binding protein, giving the protein MLGTAPDIVGETVENLCEQERLNREIHRLTVREKWVLEMRFGIPNGSRKTQRDIAKILGISRSYVSRIEKHAINKLGKTLAVDEQPPK
- a CDS encoding tail fiber domain-containing protein, encoding MATWTKNFNFRGEWNGTATYTVNDIVLYENALYICRSQNVNMVPTTEPTWQLFLEGGSSNNAIVNEETGDIAIGKDTEIPTGKNTIAIGTGAFAKADTSGVENISIGMGTMGRYYLVDGEQITTCNNSGTGSYYILGKARAPFIRIFKRYWDTLDNFYYKLLPEQVLNITLNFEEGGGIGNIALSSDDNYLAISYNSAPYFSLYKREGDIFSLLTSPVNMPDAMPYKLLFSPNANYLVAVTYPGIFMIYKREGDTFTKINNPPNPPTGIKTIAFSSNGVYFALGGSNAPYLFLYKRDGDTFTFLNTITEVPIGVVNHISFSPDDDEKYLAVSLENSPYIIVYERYVDSFSKLSDPVDLPTSACDNLSFYKGVGESLKIAMCFGWEKRLVVYQISDNTLNRIIDQTDDTYLAVAPAAIFPIIIGGHPVLILGNGNNDEISMWALSETAAKRMSGKFIIDTDNMTGHGNVVVGSKAGTQLTSANRNIVLGYQSGNGISTGSDNILLGQWALSHGDGYSNIGIGYYALNGFVADTIGGSNIGIGYYSMGGGIQGSNNIGIGYAALCGWNGNNTGYDNIAMGYYALGYGTSGSQNIGIGYYALCGWNGNNTGYSNIAMGYYALGYGTSGSQNIGIGYYALCGYNYDNMGDSNIALGYFSMSSGVDNSSYNIGIGDNAIANGLSNANGNIAIGQAALQGKRVNGNETPISGSNNIAIGRNSLRELATYSNCTGLGANSAVTSDNQVQLGDSATTVYAYGALQDRSDERDKADIRDTELGLDFILKLRPVDFKWDYREDYPEGEEKDGSKKRSRYHHGLVAQDVQQVIADTGKDFGGFQDHSVNGGKDVLSIGYTELIAPLIKAVQEQNELILRQQQEIIELQNLVASLVK
- a CDS encoding Mu transposase domain-containing protein, coding for MLFKNNRYSCPYQYVGKEIDVKVTDTLVELYYRQERIATHRRFVDYVTNQWSTHPEDMPDQFQHSPWDDTGIRNWATSIGNSTANVIEQIFVSED
- a CDS encoding PilW family protein, translating into MLKLNDRGFTLVELLVGMAIMLIILAPIFGTLTTTIKTFQINMAQQRNISSEREIFNALSNEIRYATNVTRVSSTEIEFTVDNRNCRIFIGTGDNANALMVERIDTDGNTTTKNLTSAVIKNITFESVANKTLTVSIEVIDRAFSNSPIITFNEFTISLPNM
- a CDS encoding transposase; its protein translation is MNARQLTSHLLHKPGVVTEVDWSGSKMAVVDRNTGEIIPVYLFVATLPYSQYSYIEPCFNMKRDTWLR